A region of Betta splendens chromosome 13, fBetSpl5.4, whole genome shotgun sequence DNA encodes the following proteins:
- the synrg gene encoding synergin gamma isoform X2 translates to MALRPGSGGGGSFIYPVGGGLGPPQGIVPMQQQQQQQQQQQQQQGFPMVPVMQPNMQGMMGMNFGGQMPPGAMPMQAGMAIGMQAPGMQFLGQPQFMGMRPAGPQYTADLQKQMAEEHQKRLEQQQKMLEEDRKRRQFEEQKQKLRLLSSVKPKTGEKSRDDALEAIKGNLDGFSRDAKMHPTPSSQTKKPESSPSHLSVTTHSLPPALSEDNDEFSDFQGPIDAPSSFPPSSSFSLSSQAHVQPSPPAPRTGFPEQDDDFSDFVQGPVKEFPSSSFQFSSQAQVQPSFPSTQYLLPQSHPASVSIPPTNQHSAVNTSSQSTFQGPSLEEKLFSSCDLSADSTAQVLFKTKQSLAEIGPRAKVSTQFQTSTRSRNWAVAPKDLSSVFTTENVPEGPVAMPSIFPSATESPPQTSGKSAGVGVYPQQEHIQPMLPAWVYNDTLVPEMFKKVLEFTMTPAGIDTAKLYPILMSSGLPREALGQIWASANRTTPGMLTKEELYTVLALIGVAQSGLPALNVEILSQFPSPPVPSLPALAMALAPVMPQHQQPIMTQPPVSMAMPTPVPPVMAMAPAALAQPPPNTNFIASFPPAQATKVDDDDFQDFQEAPKVGAGDQPFTEFQGESGGSFLNKVTQQHQNSMPAMLTPLSGSSSASAISSDKYAAFKQLSVDQPAEPVPPASDIEDKYSVFRQLQKPSDKKPVGEGFADFRSVNADDGFTDFKTADSVSPLDPSEQTKTFQPAFPTAFPNSQSLPQQQPVSLPQPKNPLNMADLDLFSSIASSVPVTSEKKPSTFTSVSVPPSLVLLSGGAKPSGGGADDFGDFALFGSSSESAQASTSGGTAAAPQDDFADFMAFGCSSGEPKTESSVLVEGETSTQQRPQQSADKYNAFKQLSLEGGLTYDDTKESGGGSFSSLKSDTDDFADFQSSKFCTALGASEKALVDKVAAFKQAKEDSGSVKSLDLPSIGGSSVGKDDSEDALSVQLDMKLSDMGGDLKHVMSDSSLDLPGLSAHQPPATEGDDMKFDPFGTSALSTLASYDWSDHEECQPGEVRKLQVSEGVSLPSLSPPQRKELPFESTENITSGSAAASKLPTSFPTDSSSSTDDKFEAFADFGDRGGVEDEDDFGDFAITVSDNSDSASATAEAGSNGSHSETCDEFGAFQLDKPKFGKSDFLKASTQANVKSSEEMIKNELATFDLSVQGSHKRSHSLGEKEIGRSPPSPAPEQPFRDRSNTLSEKPTLPVIRDKYKDLTGEVEESERYAYEWQRCLESALEVITKANNTLNGISSSSVCTEVIQSAQGMEYLLGVVEVYRVTRRVELGIKATAVCSEKLQQLLKDLSRVWNNLTSFMSLAKLAPDDSSLDFSSCILRHGIKNAKELACGLCLLNVDARSKTKEESTFGRLFKRAFNSETDNFKLLYGGHQYHASCANFWINCVEPKPPGLILPDLL, encoded by the exons ATGGCGCTTCGGCCAGGATCTGGAGGAGGCGGCAG tTTTATATATCCCGTAGGAGGGGGCTTGGGACCACCACAAG GCATAGTACccatgcagcaacagcagcaacaacagcaacagcagcagcaacagcagggtTTCCCTATGGTTCCGGTCATGCAGCCCAACATGCAGGGCATGATGGGAATGAACTTTGGGGGACAAATGCCCCCTGGAGCCATGCCTATGCAG GCTGGGATGGCAATTGGAATGCAGGCTCCTGGGATGCAGTTTTTGGGTCAACCACAGTTTATGGGTATGAGACCTGCTGGACCACAGTACACGGCCGACCTGCAGAAACAAATGGCTGAGGAGCACCA AAAGCGTctagaacagcagcagaagatgctggaggaggacaggaaaagAAGACAGTTtgaggagcagaaacagaagctcCGGCTGCTCAGCAGTGTCAAACCCAAG ACAGGGGAAAAGAGCCGTGATGATGCCTTGGAGGCGATCAAAGGCAACCTGGATGGCTTCAGCAGAGACGCCAAGATGCACCCCACTCCATCATCACAGACCAAGAAACCAG AGTCATCACCATCACACCTGTCTGTCACCACTCACTCCCTCCCCCCAGCATTATCTGAGGACAATGACGAGTTTAGTGATTTTCAGGGGCCCATAGATGCCCCGTCCTctttccctccgtcctcctccttcagcctctcttCTCAGGCTCACGTCCAGCCTTCACCCCCTGCCCCCAGGACAGGTTTTCCTGAGCAGGATGATGATTTTAGTGACTTTGTACAGGGCCCTGTAAAGGAGTTCCCTTCCTCCAGCTTCCAGTTTTCCTCTCAAGCCCAAGTCCAACCTTCATTTCCTTCTACACAATACTTACTCCCTCAGTCCCACCCTGCATCTGTGTCCATTCCCCCTACCAACCAACACTCTGCTGTCAACACCAGCTCCCAATCTACATTCCAAG GCCCCTCCCTGGAAGAGAAGCTGTTCTCCTCATGCGACCTCAGTGCTGATAGCACAGCCCAAGTTCTCTTTAAAACTAAACAAAGCTTAGCTGAAATAGGGCCCAGAGCTAAAGTTTCAACACAGTTTCAAACCAGCACTAGATCACGGAACTGGGCTGTGGCCCCCAAGGACTTGAGTTCTGTCTTCACTACAGAAAATGTACCTGAAGGTCCTGTGGCAATGCCCAGCATCTTTCCGTCAGCCACTGAGTCACCCCCTCAGACCAGTGGCAAAAGTG CAGGTGTTGGCGTGTACCCACAACAAGAGCACATTCAGCCCATGCTGCCAGCCTGGGTTTATAATGACACCCTTGTCCCAG AAATGTTCAAAAAGGTTCTTGAATTCACCATGACTCCTGCAGGGATAGACACAGCCAAGCTCTATCCCATATTGATGTCGTCAGGACTTCCCAGAGAAGCACTGGGGCAAATTTGGGCATCTGCCAACCGCACAACACCTGGCATGCTGACCAAGGAGGAGCTCTATACTGTACTTGCACTAATTGGCGTGGCACAG AGTGGCCTCCCAGCACTAAACGTGGAAATCCTCAGTCAGTTCCCCTCTCCACCTGTGCCCAGCCTGCCTGCTCTGGCTATGGCCCTGGCCCCAGTCATgccccagcaccagcagcccaTAATGACCCAACCTCCAGTCTCCATGGCCATGCCCACACCAGTGCCACCAGTCATGGCTATGGCACCGGCAGCATTGGCTCAACCACCACCAAACACTAATTTCATTGCCAGCTTCCCTCCTGCACAG GCAACCAAGGTTGATGATGACGACTTTCAGGACTTTCAGGAGGCTCCAAAGGTAGGAGCAGGAGATCAACCCTTCACTGAGTTCCAGGGGGAGTCTGGTGGAAGTTTCCTAAACAaagtcacacagcagcaccaaAACAG CATGCCTGCGATGCTGACTCCACTGTCTGGTTCCTCATCTGCATCCGCCATATCCTCTGATAAGTACGCTGCCTTCAAGCAGCTGTCTGTGGATCAGCCTGCAGAGCCTGTACCCCCAGCGTCAG ATATTGAAGACAAGTACAGTGTTTTCAGACAGCTTCAGAAACCATCTGACAAGAAACCAGTCG GGGAAGGATTTGCAGACTTTAGGTCTGTCAACGCTGATGACGGCTTCACAGACTTTAAAACTGCCGACAGTGTCTCTCCTTTAGATCCTTCTGAGCAGACCAAGACCTTCCAACCTGCCTTTCCTACTGCTTTTCCAAACTCTCAGTCtctaccacagcagcagccagtctcACTTCCCCAGCCCAAAAATCCACTAAACATGGCCGACCTGGACCTTTTCTCTTCTATAGcttcttctgttcctgtgaCCAGTGAGAAAAAACCCAGCACATTTACCTCAGTGTCTGTGCCACCCTCTCTGGTGCTCCTGTCCGGTGGAGCCAAACCTTCGGGGGGAGGGGCAGATGACTTTGGTGACTTTGCATTGTTTGGCTCTTCCTCTGAGTCTGCTCAGGCCTCAACATCAGGCGGAACTGCAGCAGCGCCTCAGGACGACTTTGCAGACTTCATGGCATTTGGTTGTTCTAGTGGAGAACCTAAAACTGAGAGCAGTGTGCTGGTAGAAGGGGAGACCTCCACACAGCAGCGTCCTCAGCAGAGCGCAGACAAATACAACGCCTTCAAACAGCTGTCTTTGGAAGGGGGCCTCACCTACGATGACACCAAGGAGAGCGGCGGTGGCTCTTTCTCCTCCCTAAAGAGCGACACAGACGATTTTGCCGACTTCCAGTCCTCAAAGTTCTGCACAGCACTTGGGGCTTCGGAAAAGGCTCTGGTGGATAAGGTGGCCGCTTTCAAACAAGCCAAGGAGGACTCCGGCTCAGTCAAGTCTTTGGACCTCCCTTCCATAGGTGGAAGCAGCGTGGGAAAGGACGACTCGGAGGACGCGCTGTCAGTGCAGCTGGACATGAAGCTGTCGGACATGGGTGGAGACCTGAAGCATGTGATGTCGGACAGCTCTCTGGATTTGCCGGGTCTCTCGGCCCACCAGCCTCCTGCTACAG AAGGAGACGATATGAAATTTGACCCCTTTGGGACGTCGGCCCTCAGCACCTTGGCCAGCTATGACTGGTCAGACCATGAGGAATGTCAGCCCGGAGAGGTCAGAAAGCTGCAGGTCTCGGAAGGAGTGTCTCTTCCATCATTATCTCCTCCCCAGAGGAAGGAGCTGCCCTTTGAAAGCACTGAAAACATTACAAGCGGCTCTGCGGCCGCTTCCAAGCTCCCCACCTCCTTccccacagacagcagctcatccacagaTGACAAGTTTGAAGCCTTTGCTGATTTTGGTGACAGAGGTGGCGTCGAGGATGAAGATGACTTCGGGGACTTTGCCATTACTGTTTCAGATAACTCAGACTCTGCCTCTGCCACGGCCGAGGCGGGCTCTAACGGAAGCCACAGTGAGACCTGTGATGAGTTTGGAGCTTTCCAGTTGGACAAGCCCAAGTTTGGCAAGTCGGACTTCCTCAAAGCCAGTACTCAGGCCAACGTCAAGTCCAGTGAGGAGATGATCAAGAATGAACTAGCCACGTTTGATTTGTCTGTTCAAG GGTCCCACAAACGTAGCCACAGTTTAGGTGAGAAGGAGATTGGGCGTTCGCCTCCATCTCCTGCTCCAGAGCAACCCTTCAGAGACCGATCGAATACCCTGAGCGAGAAGCCCACCCTGCCCGTCATCAGGGACAAGTACAAGGACCTgactggagaggtggag GAGAGCGAGCGCTATGCGTATGAGTGGCAGAGGTGTCTGGAAAGTGCTCTGGAG GTGATCACAAAAGCTAACAACACGCTGAACggcatcagcagctcctctgtctgcaccGAGGTCATCCAGTCTGCTCAGGGCATGGAGTACCTGCTGG GCGTGGTGGAGGTGTATCGCGTCACCAGGCGAGTGGAGCTGGGCATCAAGGCGACGGCGGTGTGCtcggagaagctgcagcagctgctaaaggacCTGAGCCGCGTGTGGAACAACCTCACGAGCTTCATGTCGCTGGCCAAGCTCGCT CCTGACGACAGCTCTCTGGATTTCTCCTCTTGCATTCTGAGGCATGGCATTAAGAATGCCAAAGAGTTGGCCTGTGGGCTATGTCTGCTCAACGTTGATGCTCGCAGCAAg ACCAAAGAAGAAAGCACTTTTGGACGTCTGTTCAAACGA
- the synrg gene encoding synergin gamma isoform X4, translated as MALRPGSGGGGSFIYPVGGGLGPPQGIVPMQQQQQQQQQQQQQQGFPMVPVMQPNMQGMMGMNFGGQMPPGAMPMQAGMAIGMQAPGMQFLGQPQFMGMRPAGPQYTADLQKQMAEEHQKRLEQQQKMLEEDRKRRQFEEQKQKLRLLSSVKPKTGEKSRDDALEAIKGNLDGFSRDAKMHPTPSSQTKKPESSPSHLSVTTHSLPPALSEDNDEFSDFQGPIDAPSSFPPSSSFSLSSQAHVQPSPPAPRTGFPEQDDDFSDFVQGPVKEFPSSSFQFSSQAQVQPSFPSTQYLLPQSHPASVSIPPTNQHSAVNTSSQSTFQGPSLEEKLFSSCDLSADSTAQVLFKTKQSLAEIGPRAKVSTQFQTSTRSRNWAVAPKDLSSVFTTENVPEGPVAMPSIFPSATESPPQTSGKSAGVGVYPQQEHIQPMLPAWVYNDTLVPEMFKKVLEFTMTPAGIDTAKLYPILMSSGLPREALGQIWASANRTTPGMLTKEELYTVLALIGVAQSGLPALNVEILSQFPSPPVPSLPALAMALAPVMPQHQQPIMTQPPVSMAMPTPVPPVMAMAPAALAQPPPNTNFIASFPPAQATKVDDDDFQDFQEAPKVGAGDQPFTEFQGESGGSFLNKVTQQHQNSMPAMLTPLSGSSSASAISSDKYAAFKQLSVDQPAEPVPPASDIEDKYSVFRQLQKPSDKKPVGEGFADFRSVNADDGFTDFKTADSVSPLDPSEQTKTFQPAFPTAFPNSQSLPQQQPVSLPQPKNPLNMADLDLFSSIASSVPVTSEKKPSTFTSVSVPPSLVLLSGGAKPSGGGADDFGDFALFGSSSESAQASTSGGTAAAPQDDFADFMAFGCSSGEPKTESSVLVEGETSTQQRPQQSADKYNAFKQLSLEGGLTYDDTKESGGGSFSSLKSDTDDFADFQSSKFCTALGASEKALVDKVAAFKQAKEDSGSVKSLDLPSIGGSSVGKDDSEDALSVQLDMKLSDMGGDLKHVMSDSSLDLPGLSAHQPPATEGDDMKFDPFGTSALSTLASYDWSDHEECQPGEVRKLQVSEGVSLPSLSPPQRKELPFESTENITSGSAAASKLPTSFPTDSSSSTDDKFEAFADFGDRGGVEDEDDFGDFAITVSDNSDSASATAEAGSNGSHSETCDEFGAFQLDKPKFGKSDFLKASTQANVKSSEEMIKNELATFDLSVQGSHKRSHSLGEKEIGRSPPSPAPEQPFRDRSNTLSEKPTLPVIRDKYKDLTGEVEESERYAYEWQRCLESALEVITKANNTLNGISSSSVCTEVIQSAQGMEYLLGVVEVYRVTRRVELGIKATAVCSEKLQQLLKDLSRVWNNLTSFMSLAKLAPDDSSLDFSSCILRHGIKNAKELACGLCLLNVDARSKAFNSETDNFKLLYGGHQYHASCANFWINCVEPKPPGLILPDLL; from the exons ATGGCGCTTCGGCCAGGATCTGGAGGAGGCGGCAG tTTTATATATCCCGTAGGAGGGGGCTTGGGACCACCACAAG GCATAGTACccatgcagcaacagcagcaacaacagcaacagcagcagcaacagcagggtTTCCCTATGGTTCCGGTCATGCAGCCCAACATGCAGGGCATGATGGGAATGAACTTTGGGGGACAAATGCCCCCTGGAGCCATGCCTATGCAG GCTGGGATGGCAATTGGAATGCAGGCTCCTGGGATGCAGTTTTTGGGTCAACCACAGTTTATGGGTATGAGACCTGCTGGACCACAGTACACGGCCGACCTGCAGAAACAAATGGCTGAGGAGCACCA AAAGCGTctagaacagcagcagaagatgctggaggaggacaggaaaagAAGACAGTTtgaggagcagaaacagaagctcCGGCTGCTCAGCAGTGTCAAACCCAAG ACAGGGGAAAAGAGCCGTGATGATGCCTTGGAGGCGATCAAAGGCAACCTGGATGGCTTCAGCAGAGACGCCAAGATGCACCCCACTCCATCATCACAGACCAAGAAACCAG AGTCATCACCATCACACCTGTCTGTCACCACTCACTCCCTCCCCCCAGCATTATCTGAGGACAATGACGAGTTTAGTGATTTTCAGGGGCCCATAGATGCCCCGTCCTctttccctccgtcctcctccttcagcctctcttCTCAGGCTCACGTCCAGCCTTCACCCCCTGCCCCCAGGACAGGTTTTCCTGAGCAGGATGATGATTTTAGTGACTTTGTACAGGGCCCTGTAAAGGAGTTCCCTTCCTCCAGCTTCCAGTTTTCCTCTCAAGCCCAAGTCCAACCTTCATTTCCTTCTACACAATACTTACTCCCTCAGTCCCACCCTGCATCTGTGTCCATTCCCCCTACCAACCAACACTCTGCTGTCAACACCAGCTCCCAATCTACATTCCAAG GCCCCTCCCTGGAAGAGAAGCTGTTCTCCTCATGCGACCTCAGTGCTGATAGCACAGCCCAAGTTCTCTTTAAAACTAAACAAAGCTTAGCTGAAATAGGGCCCAGAGCTAAAGTTTCAACACAGTTTCAAACCAGCACTAGATCACGGAACTGGGCTGTGGCCCCCAAGGACTTGAGTTCTGTCTTCACTACAGAAAATGTACCTGAAGGTCCTGTGGCAATGCCCAGCATCTTTCCGTCAGCCACTGAGTCACCCCCTCAGACCAGTGGCAAAAGTG CAGGTGTTGGCGTGTACCCACAACAAGAGCACATTCAGCCCATGCTGCCAGCCTGGGTTTATAATGACACCCTTGTCCCAG AAATGTTCAAAAAGGTTCTTGAATTCACCATGACTCCTGCAGGGATAGACACAGCCAAGCTCTATCCCATATTGATGTCGTCAGGACTTCCCAGAGAAGCACTGGGGCAAATTTGGGCATCTGCCAACCGCACAACACCTGGCATGCTGACCAAGGAGGAGCTCTATACTGTACTTGCACTAATTGGCGTGGCACAG AGTGGCCTCCCAGCACTAAACGTGGAAATCCTCAGTCAGTTCCCCTCTCCACCTGTGCCCAGCCTGCCTGCTCTGGCTATGGCCCTGGCCCCAGTCATgccccagcaccagcagcccaTAATGACCCAACCTCCAGTCTCCATGGCCATGCCCACACCAGTGCCACCAGTCATGGCTATGGCACCGGCAGCATTGGCTCAACCACCACCAAACACTAATTTCATTGCCAGCTTCCCTCCTGCACAG GCAACCAAGGTTGATGATGACGACTTTCAGGACTTTCAGGAGGCTCCAAAGGTAGGAGCAGGAGATCAACCCTTCACTGAGTTCCAGGGGGAGTCTGGTGGAAGTTTCCTAAACAaagtcacacagcagcaccaaAACAG CATGCCTGCGATGCTGACTCCACTGTCTGGTTCCTCATCTGCATCCGCCATATCCTCTGATAAGTACGCTGCCTTCAAGCAGCTGTCTGTGGATCAGCCTGCAGAGCCTGTACCCCCAGCGTCAG ATATTGAAGACAAGTACAGTGTTTTCAGACAGCTTCAGAAACCATCTGACAAGAAACCAGTCG GGGAAGGATTTGCAGACTTTAGGTCTGTCAACGCTGATGACGGCTTCACAGACTTTAAAACTGCCGACAGTGTCTCTCCTTTAGATCCTTCTGAGCAGACCAAGACCTTCCAACCTGCCTTTCCTACTGCTTTTCCAAACTCTCAGTCtctaccacagcagcagccagtctcACTTCCCCAGCCCAAAAATCCACTAAACATGGCCGACCTGGACCTTTTCTCTTCTATAGcttcttctgttcctgtgaCCAGTGAGAAAAAACCCAGCACATTTACCTCAGTGTCTGTGCCACCCTCTCTGGTGCTCCTGTCCGGTGGAGCCAAACCTTCGGGGGGAGGGGCAGATGACTTTGGTGACTTTGCATTGTTTGGCTCTTCCTCTGAGTCTGCTCAGGCCTCAACATCAGGCGGAACTGCAGCAGCGCCTCAGGACGACTTTGCAGACTTCATGGCATTTGGTTGTTCTAGTGGAGAACCTAAAACTGAGAGCAGTGTGCTGGTAGAAGGGGAGACCTCCACACAGCAGCGTCCTCAGCAGAGCGCAGACAAATACAACGCCTTCAAACAGCTGTCTTTGGAAGGGGGCCTCACCTACGATGACACCAAGGAGAGCGGCGGTGGCTCTTTCTCCTCCCTAAAGAGCGACACAGACGATTTTGCCGACTTCCAGTCCTCAAAGTTCTGCACAGCACTTGGGGCTTCGGAAAAGGCTCTGGTGGATAAGGTGGCCGCTTTCAAACAAGCCAAGGAGGACTCCGGCTCAGTCAAGTCTTTGGACCTCCCTTCCATAGGTGGAAGCAGCGTGGGAAAGGACGACTCGGAGGACGCGCTGTCAGTGCAGCTGGACATGAAGCTGTCGGACATGGGTGGAGACCTGAAGCATGTGATGTCGGACAGCTCTCTGGATTTGCCGGGTCTCTCGGCCCACCAGCCTCCTGCTACAG AAGGAGACGATATGAAATTTGACCCCTTTGGGACGTCGGCCCTCAGCACCTTGGCCAGCTATGACTGGTCAGACCATGAGGAATGTCAGCCCGGAGAGGTCAGAAAGCTGCAGGTCTCGGAAGGAGTGTCTCTTCCATCATTATCTCCTCCCCAGAGGAAGGAGCTGCCCTTTGAAAGCACTGAAAACATTACAAGCGGCTCTGCGGCCGCTTCCAAGCTCCCCACCTCCTTccccacagacagcagctcatccacagaTGACAAGTTTGAAGCCTTTGCTGATTTTGGTGACAGAGGTGGCGTCGAGGATGAAGATGACTTCGGGGACTTTGCCATTACTGTTTCAGATAACTCAGACTCTGCCTCTGCCACGGCCGAGGCGGGCTCTAACGGAAGCCACAGTGAGACCTGTGATGAGTTTGGAGCTTTCCAGTTGGACAAGCCCAAGTTTGGCAAGTCGGACTTCCTCAAAGCCAGTACTCAGGCCAACGTCAAGTCCAGTGAGGAGATGATCAAGAATGAACTAGCCACGTTTGATTTGTCTGTTCAAG GGTCCCACAAACGTAGCCACAGTTTAGGTGAGAAGGAGATTGGGCGTTCGCCTCCATCTCCTGCTCCAGAGCAACCCTTCAGAGACCGATCGAATACCCTGAGCGAGAAGCCCACCCTGCCCGTCATCAGGGACAAGTACAAGGACCTgactggagaggtggag GAGAGCGAGCGCTATGCGTATGAGTGGCAGAGGTGTCTGGAAAGTGCTCTGGAG GTGATCACAAAAGCTAACAACACGCTGAACggcatcagcagctcctctgtctgcaccGAGGTCATCCAGTCTGCTCAGGGCATGGAGTACCTGCTGG GCGTGGTGGAGGTGTATCGCGTCACCAGGCGAGTGGAGCTGGGCATCAAGGCGACGGCGGTGTGCtcggagaagctgcagcagctgctaaaggacCTGAGCCGCGTGTGGAACAACCTCACGAGCTTCATGTCGCTGGCCAAGCTCGCT CCTGACGACAGCTCTCTGGATTTCTCCTCTTGCATTCTGAGGCATGGCATTAAGAATGCCAAAGAGTTGGCCTGTGGGCTATGTCTGCTCAACGTTGATGCTCGCAGCAAg